One segment of Rosa chinensis cultivar Old Blush chromosome 6, RchiOBHm-V2, whole genome shotgun sequence DNA contains the following:
- the LOC112170819 gene encoding uncharacterized protein LOC112170819, with amino-acid sequence MNKGCQAYLAHIVDTKRAVLNIEDIPVVRKFPDVFPDELPGLPPEREIDFTIELLPGTAPIYQAPYRMAPAELKELKTQLQELLDKGFIRPSVSPWGAPVLFVKKKDGTLRLCIDYRKLNKVTVKNKYPLPRIDDLFDQLRGAKVFSKIDLRTGYHQLRIRESDVPKTAFRSRYGHYEFVVMPFGLTNAPAAFMDLMNRVFRPYLDRFVIVFIDDILVYSKSEELHIKQLRLVLRTLREARLYAKLSKCEFWLNSIGFLGHVVSAEGISVDPQKVEAVLNWGRPTTVTEIRSFLGLAGYYRRFVQDFSKLAAPLTKLTRKSAKFVWSDECEQSFQELKRRLTCAPVLVLPDDSGEYVIYSDASRQGLGCVLMQHGNVIAYASRQLKPHEMNYPTHDLELAAVVLALKLWRHYLYGARCQIFTDHKSLQYLLDQRDLNLRQRRWLELIKDYDCTIEYHPGRANVVADALSRKPSSSLAHLKTVRVPLLYELRSTGVNLAIEEGSGALLASFHVRPNLIDRVREAQDEDEYLRQLKEAVSDGTRTDFILRRDGALMFENRMCVPNLHDLKREILEEAHSSAYAMHPGGTKMYRTLKPYYWWRNMKREIAKYVSRCLICQQVKAERQKPSGLLQPLPIPEWKWEHITMDFISGLPRTRDGHDSIWVIVDRLTKSAHFLPVNKTYGMNKLAKLYVNEIVKLHGPPVSIVSDRDPRFTSKFWKSLHEALGTGLSFSTAFHPQTDGQSERTIQTLEDMLRSCVMQFKGSWDSHLALIEFAYNNSYHSSIDMAPYEALYGRQCRTPLCWNEVGERKLIGPEIVRITTEKVKLIQEKLRTAQSRQKSYADNRRKDLEFQEGDWVFLKLSPWKGVVRFGKRGKLSPRFIGPFMIKDRVGPVAYRLILPPRLSKIHDVFHVSLLRKYIADPSHVLEEQPIRLKEDLTYEEKPIQILDRREQVLRNKTIPLVKVLWSNHLVEEATWEPEDLMRRQYPHLF; translated from the coding sequence ATGAATAAAGGTTGTCAGGCTTATTTAGCACACATTGTGGATACAAAGAGGGCGGTGTTGAACATTGAGGATATTCCTGTGGTCAGGAAGTTTCCGGATGTGTTTCCTGATGAACTACCTGGTTTACCTCCAGAAAGGGAAATAGATTTTACCATTGAGTTGCTCCCTGGTACTGCACCTATATATCaggcaccttatagaatggccCCAGCTGAGTTAAAGGAGTTGAAGACCCAGTTACAGGAGTTGTTGGATAAAGGTTTCATTCGGCCAAGTGTGTCCCCTTGGGGTGCGCCGGTGctttttgttaagaagaaggatggcacTTTGAGGTTGTGTATTGAttatagaaaattgaataagGTCACAGTGAAGAACAAGTATCCATTACCACGGATTGATGATTTATTTGACCAATTGCGGGgtgccaaagtcttttctaagattgatttgaggacaGGTTATCACCAGCTACGGATAAGAGAGTCCGATGTACCCAAGACCGCATTccgatcacgttatggtcacTACGAATTTGTGGTGATGCCTTTTGGATTAACCAATGCTCCTGCAGCCTTTATGGATCTCATGAATCGAGTATTCCGCCCATACTTGGACCGTTTTGTAattgtgttcattgatgacATTCTGGTTTACTCCAAGAGTGAGGAGCTTCATATTAAGCAATTGAGGCTTGTACTTCGGACTTTGAGGGAGGCTAGACTGTATGCTAAGTTGAGTAAGTGTGAATTCTGGCTTAACAGCATAGGATTCTTGGGTCATGTGGTATCAGCTGAAGGTATTAGTGTGGATCCTCAGAAGGTGGAAGCGGTTTTGAATTGGGGAAGACCCACCACAGTGACGGAgattcgtagtttcttgggtttagCCGGTTATTATCGGCGGTTCGTGCAGGATTTCTCTAAGCTTGCAGCCCCCCTCACTAAATTGACCAGGAAAAGTGCTAAATTTGTTTGGTCGGATGAGTGTGAGCAAAGTTTCCAAGAACTCAAAAGACGTTTAACTTGTGCCCCAGTTTTAGTATTGCCTGATGATAGCGGGGAGTATGTGATTTACAGCGATGCCTCAAGACAAGGTTTAggttgtgtgttgatgcagcatggaaatGTGATTGCTTACGCATCTAGGCAGTTGAAACCTCACGAAATGAACTACCCGACTCATGACCTTGAGCTTGCTGCTGTAGTTTTGGCACTTAAGCTATGGAGACACTACCTTTATGGAGCCCGATGCCAGATTTTTACGGATCACAAAAGTCTCCAATATCTACTTGACCAAAGGGACTTAAATTTGAGGCAAAGGAGGTGGTTAGAGTTGATTAAGGATTATGATTGCACTATCGAGTACCATCCAGGAAGGGCCAATGTGGTAGCGGATGCACTTAGTCGAAAGCCCTCTAGCTCTTTAGCCCATTTGAAGACAGTTCGAGTCCCTTTACTTTATGAATTGCGATCTACAGGAGTTAATTTGGCGATTGAAGAAGGGTCTGGAGCATTGTTAGCTAGCTTCCATGTGAGGCCGAATCTCATTGATAGGGTGCGGGAGgcacaagatgaagatgaatattTAAGACAATTAAAAGAAGCAGTGAGTGATGGTACTAGAACGGACTTTATTCTTAGAAGAGATGGAGCCTTGATGTTTGAGAATAGAATGTGTGTACCTAACCTTCATGATCTTAAACGGGAAATTTTGGAGGAGGCTCATAGTTCTGCTTACGCTATGCATCCTGGCGGGACAAAAATGTATCGAACTTTGAAACCATACTATTGGTGGAGAAATATGAAAAGGGAAATTGCAAAGTATGTGAGTAGGTGCTTGATATGCCAACAGGTAAAAGCAGAAAGACAGAAACCTTCAGGATTGCTACAGCCGTTGCCTATTCCggagtggaagtgggagcacatcaccatggattttatttCAGGTCTTCCACGAACTCGCGATGGTCATGAtagtatttgggtgattgtggatcgactcaCCAAGTCTGCTCATTTCTTACCTGTTAACAAGACTTATGGGATGAACAAGCTGGCGAAACTTTATGTGAATGAAATCGTGAAACTTCATGGACCACCCGTTTCCATTGTCTCTGATCGAGATCCTCGTTTCACCTCAAAATTTTGGAAGAGTCTGCATGAGGCTTTAGGTACTGGATTAAGTTTTAGCACGGCATTTCATCCACAGACTGATGGGCAATCTGAGAGAACTATCCAAAccttggaagacatgttgagatcatgtgttatgcaattcaaaggaagttgggatagcCATCTGGCATTGATTGAGTTTGCTTACAATAATAGCTATCATTCCAGTATTGACATGGCTCCTTACGAAGCTCTCTATGGAAGACAGTGCCGTACTCCTTTATGTTGgaatgaagtgggagaaagaaaGCTCATAGGTCCAGAGATTGTACGGATTACCACCGAAAAGGTTAAGTTGATCCAGGAGAAACTCAGGACTGCTCAGAGTCGACAAAAGAGTTATGCGGATAACCGCAGGAAAGACTTGGAATTTCAAGAGGGTGATTGGGTATTCTTGAAATTGTCCCCTTGGAAGGGTGTAGTAAGATTTGGAAAGCGAGGGAAGCTTAGTCCCCGATTTATTGGACCTTTTATGATTAAAGATCGAGTTGGCCCAGTTGCATACAGACTGATTCTACCTCCGAGGTTATCAAAGATTCATGATGTCTTCCACGTGTCCCTGCTCCGCAAGTATATTGCTGATCCCTCCCATGTTTTAGAAGAACAGCCCATTCGTTTGAAGGAGGACCTTACTTATGAGGAGAAACCGATCCAGATACTCGACAGGAGAGAGCAGGTCCTTAGAAACAAGACGATACCTTTAGTTAAAGTATTGTGGAGTAATCATTTGGTGGAAGAAGCCACTTGGGAACCGGAAGATTTAATGAGACGACAGTACCCCCATCTGTTCTGA